From the genome of Pelagicoccus enzymogenes:
GCTCTCCTCTTCAGAATCGATGAAACTAAAGTACTCTGAAAAACACCTAAATAAATAGGATAACAAATCGGCTCACACAACGAGCGCAAGCGCTCGCCGTGTGGCCTCGACGTTCTCAAAATATAATGAAAATTGAATACATAGACCGTATCGAAAAAATAGACTGGTCATCGGTTCGATCCCTATTTGATTCAGTTGGCTGGACAGGACGACAGGAGAAAGATATAGAAGAATCGTTCAGTAGCAGTTCTTTTGTTCGATTCGCATACTCAAACAAAACACTAGTAGCATGCGGTAGAACGGTAGGTGACAGCCGATATTACAGCTGGATCGTTGATCTTGCAGTCCTCCCCC
Proteins encoded in this window:
- a CDS encoding GNAT family N-acetyltransferase, with amino-acid sequence MKIEYIDRIEKIDWSSVRSLFDSVGWTGRQEKDIEESFSSSSFVRFAYSNKTLVACGRTVGDSRYYSWIVDLAVLPRFQHSGIGTQILKYLSNDLSKIKNVSLVASSEVENFYRKNGWIKQNDLTMRLER